GCGAAAGTCCGGCACGCCGTCCGGCAGCTTGGCGCGCTTGACCCGGTCATACACCCGCTGGGCCACCGGCAGCTGTTGCAGCTGGCGGCGCAGGTCGTCGATCAGGCGCTGGTCCAGGCGCGCGTTCGGTGGGTGTTTTTCGAACAGCGCCTGCAGGTGCCCGGTCAGGGCCTGACGCTGGTCCGGCGGCAGGTCGCGGGCCAAGGTGTGATCCCAGTCCAGGGTGATCCAGGCCTTGATGAAGTCCGGGTCGTAGTGCTCGCTGTCCGCCAGCATCAGGTAGGCCTTGAGCCCCTCGTAGAGGAAGTCCGAGTTGCCGCCGCTGTGCAGTTGCTCTTCGATGCGGGTCATCAGCCGTGGGGCGAACACCGCCACCAACAGCTTGCGATAGACGCTGGCGGACTCGGCTTCGAGCATGTCGCCCTGGTACAGGCCCAGGCCTTCGGCCCAGCCCGGGGCGTCGCCGGCCAGGTGGCGGGTGGCGTTGAGCAGCGGCAGCACCGCCAGCACATCGCGCTGGGCCGGGCTGAGGTTCTGCACGTCCTGGCGCACCGGGCCGACGCGCTGGTCGACCTGGGCAATGTAGGCCTGGTTGGCCCTGTAGCTGATGATCCACAAGGTGCTGACCACCAGCACCAGGGCTACGGTGCCAGCCAGGGCGCCACGGGCGATCCATTTGCGCCGGCGCTCGACCTTGGGGTTGACCCCCACCAGCCCGCGCTCGGCAAAGGCCACGGCACTGAACAGCTTCTCGATGAAGTAGCTGCGCCCGGTGCCGGTCTGCCGCGCCAGGTGCTGGCGGTCCAGGTTCATGCTCTGGGCCATGGCGCCGATCAGGCGGTCGATCGGGCTGCCTTCCTGGGTGCCGCTGGTGAAGTACACCCCGCGCAGCAGTACCCGCTCTTCGAAGGCATTGGGCTTGAACACCCCTTCCAGGAAGCTCTGCAAGGATTCCTTGAGCGCTGCGAACTGCTGCGGGAAGCCGTAGATCAGGTCGCGCCGCGCCGGGTCGCGTTCCTGCTGCAGGCGTTCCACCAGGCGCTCGTTGAGCCGCTGCTCCAGGGCCGCCAGTTCCGCCGGCAGGTGGGCCAGGGGGCTGTCACCGCTCTTGCCGTCGTCCAGGGCGAAGGTCATGCCCCAGACCTGGGCCCGCTCTTCCTTGCTCAGGGAGTCGAAGAACTCCATGAAACCCGGCACCAGATCGAGCTTGGTGAGCATCAGGTAGATCGGGAAGCGCACTCCCAGCTGGGTGTACAGCTCCTGGATCCGCAGGCGGATCGCTGCGGCGTGGGCAGCGCGCTCCGCTTCGCTGCCGAGCAACAGGTCGGAGAGGCTGATGGCAACGAAGGCGCCATCGATCGGCCGCCGCGAGCGCTGGGTTTTCAGCAGGTCGAGAAAGCCCAGCCAGGCTGCCTTGTCCACCGTGGCATGGCTGTCCTGAGTGGTGTAGCGGCCGGCGGTATCGAGCAGCACGGCCTGGTCGGTGAACCACCAGTCGCAGTTGCGGGTGCCGCCCACGCCGCGTACGGCACCGGCGCCCAACTGGGCGGCCAGGGGGAAATGCAGGCCGGAATTGACCAGTGCGGTGGTCTTGCCGGAACCCGGCGGACCGATGATCACGTACCACGGCAGCTCGTAGAGATTGCGTCGCTCGTCACCGCCGAGCTTGGCCTTCTTCAGCAGCGCCAGGGCTTCGTCCATGCGCTGGCGCAGGGCGGCCAGTTCCTCGGCAGTGGCCACGCTGTCCGGGTCCGGCGGGGTGTCGGCGGCCAGGCTCTGCAAGACCTTGGCCGCATGCCGACGGGTCTGGATGATGCAAAACACCCGGTAGCCGATCCACAGCGCGAAGATGAAAATGATCAGCGCCCAACGCCGGCCTTCCGGTACCAGGAACTCCAGCAACGGGCCAATGAACCAGATGATCAGGCTCAGGGCGATCAGCCCCAGCAGCGGGATCACCCAGCGAATCACAAAACTGAAAAACGCCTTCACTCGACCCCCTCCGCCAATACGCTGATTTCTACCCGACGATTACGTGCCCGCCCTTCGGCGGTGGCATTGGTTGCCAGCGGCTCGGTGTCACTGCGGCCTTCGGCGCTGAAGCGCTCCGGCTGCCCGGTCTTCGCCGCGAGGATCTGCAACACCGACTCGGCGCGGGCCTGGGACAGCTTCCAGTTGGACGGGAAGCGCAAGGTGGCGATCGGTCGGTTGTCGCTGTGGCCGGTGATCCGCACCTGGCCCTTGACCTTGCGCACCGCGTCGGCGATGCGCAGCATCAGCGGCTGGTAGTCGTCGAGGATGCTGGCGCTGGCCGAGGCGAACAGCTCGTCGCCACGGATGGTCACCACCGAACGATCGACGGCGTCTTCCACCGCCACCCGCCCGGCCTTGATGTCCTCGGCGAGGAAGCCCGCCAGGCGCGGACGCTCGACAATCTTCGGCTGGATCACCGGGCGGTCCAGGGTCTGCACCGGGATCTCGCCCAGGGCATGGATGTTCTTGAACACCGGCTCGGCGTCCGCCGCCAGTTTCAGGCGCAGGCCGAACAGCAGCGCCAGGAGCAGGGCCACGCCGATGGCGATGCCGACCCAAGGCGGCATGAACTGGGCCAGCCGGTCACGAGCCACGCTGACCCCGCGCCAGTGTGGCGACAGCTCGCGCTCGTGCTCGCCACGGGCGCTGCGGATGGTGGCCGCGGTGCGCTCGCGCAGGGCCTCGAGCTGGCTGCGGCCATCGATCATCACCCGGTAGCGGCCTTCGAAACCCAGGCACATGCACAGGTACAACAGCTCCAGCAGGTACAGGCGCTCGCGCGGGCTTTGCAGGCAGTGCTCCAGCAGCTGGAAGACCTTCTCGCCGCCCCAGGCCTCGTTGTGCACGGTGATCAGTAGGCTCTGCTTGCCCCAGTCGCTGGTGCTGCCCCAGGGCGTGCTCAGCACGGCTTCATCCAGGGCAGTACAGAGCGCATAGCGCGCCAGCAGCACGTCGTTGCGCGGCACGCCGGCGGCTTCCGCGCGCTCCTCGAACTGGCGCAGGTAGGCCAGCAGTTGCGCCCTCAGGCTGGCCGGCGCCGGGTGCGCCAGGGTGCTGCGCAACCTTGTGAGCAAGGCCAGCAGCGGGCCCGCGGCGCTTTCCAGGGGGTTCAGGCCACGGGCCTGGCCGGCCGGCAGCGGCGCCGCTGGCATGGCCAGCGACGGCGCGGGCGCAGCAGCCGGGCGCCCGGGCTCGGGAGCACGGCCACCGGGGCGCGGCATGAATTGGGTACGGTCGTTGGGCGGGGACGGCTGCCCTGGCGAATCGTCGAAAGGATGCATCGCGACTTATCCTCGAATGGCCCAGAAGGCCAGGTTCAAGCCCGGGAATTCTCCCGCGACGTGGAACGCGAAGCCGCCGGAGTGAACCAGTTGTTTCCAGTGCTCGCTGCCACGGTCCAGCTCGTAGTAGGTCGAGCCTGCGTGGTACGGCAGTTGCCGCGGCGCCACCGGCAGCGGCAGCAGGCCGATGCCCGGCAGCTGCAGGTTGACCAGGTCGCGGATGTGCTCCACCGAACCCACCTTGCTCTGCTGGGCAAAGCGCCCGCGCAGGGTTTCGCCCGGCACGTCGGCACGCACCACCAGGATGAAGCTGGCGTTCTCCAGCAGGGTGCGGTCGGCCAGCATCGCCACGTGTACGCCGTAGGCTTTCTCGACGATGGGGATCGGCGTTGCCTTGCTGTCGATCAGCATCGACAGCGCTTCACGCAGGGCCTGCATCACCGGGGCGAAACTCATGGCCAGCTCATCGTGCTGGTACTGCGGGTATTGCTCAGGGCGCCGGGCGCTGTGGGTGAAGGTCGAGAACTCGCCGGCCAGGCTCACCAGCTCGCTGAACAGGCGCTCGGGGTGCAGCGGGCTGATCTGGCTCAGGTGGTTGACCAGGGGCTGGGCGCGGTTCACCAGTTGCAGGAGCATGAAGTCGGCGATTTCCGAAGCGCCCCCCGCGCCCGATGCCACCACGCGCCCGGCCAGGGCCTCGCCGCGCTGGTGCAGCAGGCCCAGCAGCTCGCTGCGAAAGGCGCTCAACGGCTTGGACGCGGCCACGTCCAGCACCGGCGGAATGTAGCTGTCGTCCAGCACCAGAGCACGGTCGGCGCGTTTCTCCTTGACCCGCACCACGCCAATGGCGGCGTAGTCGCTGAGGCCGTCCTGGGCGGTGAGCAGGCGCAGGGCCCGAGAGCCCACGGCCACCGGCGCGCGGTTCTCGAACGGTGCGTTGTCGTCACGCACCTCGCGCACCTGGCTCAGGTAGCGGGCACCGCCCAGCTCTTCGCCCTCGTCCACGGTGTCCCGGGCGCCGGCGCGCTTGAGGGGCAGCGCCAGGTACACCAGGCCGTCACGCAGGTTGTCGTCGATGCACAACGGGCTGGGCGCCAGGTCGTCATGGGGAATGTTGAACGGCGTGCCGTCAGGCAGCAGGCCACGGGCGCTGACGATGGCCAGCTTGCCCTGGGCCAGCAGGCCCTGATCGATACGCAGCTCGGAGAACCCCCAGGCTCCCGTCGACAGCGGGCGGCTGCGGGCGTCGATGAGGTTTTCCAGGTAACGGTCATGCTGCTGGAAGTGCTGGGTTCCAATGAACATGCCTTCCGACCAGACCACGCGATTGTTCCAGGACATGGTTGCTCCGATTGCCTATTGGGCAGGGCTGGATGGGGATGCCACGAGCTCGGCGCTGACCGCGCGGACGTCGAGGACGATCTGATATTGGTTGCTCAGGCGCTGCGCGGTGTTGACCCCGACCCGCCACAGGGCCTGGTCCACTTCGCGATAGCCCACCAGCAGGCCGACCTGACGGGTGGCCGGGTCCAGGGTGCGCTTGAGGGTGAACTGGTCGCCGGGCTTGACCAGCACTTCATCCTGGTCGATCAGGTCCGGGCCGAGGGTAGCCGGCGCCCGCTCCGCCAGGGCGAAGTAGTCGGCGCGCATGAAGGTGGCCGGATTCTTCAGCTCGAAGATCCGTACCCGCACCGGCGTGCTCTGGCCATCAGGCCCGGGGTTGAGCCCGCTGACCGCCTGGAAATGCAGCTCCACAGTCGTGGCGCCGGGCGCTTCCTTGGCCGGTTCGCCGGGAGGTGGTGTGTCCTTGGCACAGGCCGCCAGTACCAGCATGGCAACCAATGTCAGCAATCGTTGAATCATCCTGCGTCCTCAATGACGTATCAGCTGTCCGTGTATCCGTGTTTTTCGGGTGTTCCAGGCGCGCTCAGGAACGGCGCAGCCGGTGGGTGTGTTCTTCATAGGCGCGGCTGAACTCACGACCGAAGAGGTCCTGGAAATCGTCCTGGGCCTCTTGGGAAATCTGTTTGTAGAGTGCAGTGAACTGCTGCCAGTTCTGCGCCTGGCGCGAGCCGCTGAACAGGTTGCCCAGGCCGCCGGGGCGAGCCATGCGAGCTTCCAGTTCAGTGGGCTCGAAGCGCCCCAGCAGGTGCTTGATGGCCGCTTCCACACCGGCCATGACCGCCAGCTGGTGCGCCCGCAGGTCATCGAAACTGTCCTGCACGGCCTGATCCGGAGCCATGAATGCCTGGTTGCTGTGACGCAGCAGCAGGAGCATCGCCTCGTCCACATTGGGGGCGAACTTCAGCGGGTTGTTTTCCACCGGGCGGATCATCGTCTGCTGCATGCGGAACTCGCCCTTGAGGCTGCTGCGGGCACGCAACACATCGATCAGGCCCTCGACCATCAACCGGTAGCTGCGACCCAGGCTTTCCATCTGGGCCTGGGCCTGCTGCGGCTCGATACGCAGTTGATCGAGCCCGGCCCCGCGCAGGAAGGCCTGGAGCAGATCCCCCTGGGGGGCGACCGGGGCCGGCGCGGGCGTGACAACAGGAGCCAGCTCCACTTCGGAAACCACCGGTGCCACGGGCGCCTGGGCGATCGGCTGCGGCTGCGGCTGCGGCTGCGGCTGCGGCTGCGCGGGTTCTGCCGCGAACGAGGCCTGGTGGGCAATCGGCGCGGCAGCAACCACCGGCGGGGCAACCACGGGCGGCGCACTGGGCACTGGCGCAGGGCTTGCGGGCGTCGAGCCGAACAGGTCCCAGTCCTCCGGAATCACCGCCCCGCCCTGGGGCGCCGATGGCTCAGGCGGTGCCACGGGCTGGGGCACCGCGGTGGGGGTCGGCGGGCGAAAATCGTGCTGCTCGGCCGGCACGTGGTCCGGCTGGGTGGCCGGCGGGGTCGCGCTGGGGGCGAGAAAGTCGAACAGATCGGGAAAGGTGTCCTGGGCCGAGGCACCCTGGAAGTGCGCCACCGGGGCCATGGAAATCGGTTCGATGGGGGTCGGCGAAGCCGCCTGACGCCCCATCAGCGCCTCGAAACTATTGGAGCTGTCCCCGGAAAAGGGTTCAGCCCCCGGGCGGTTCAGACTGAAATCGATGCGCGCACTGATTTCATAATCGCCAATGCGAATAACCTCGCCATCTTCCAGAGGCTCGCTGCTACCCCGGCGCATACGAATACCGGCACGGACTAACTCCACACCATTAGTACTGTTATCGGTCAAATAATAACGGCCATCCTTGTATTGGATGACACAGTGCCGCGCGGAAACTAAGCGTTCGGGATCAGGAAGTACCCAGTCATTATCGGAACTGCGGCCAATTGCCATCATTCCCTGGTCCATTAGTTTTTCAGGGCATTGACCAGGGGTAATCTTGTGATAACTAGTGATAGTCAAACACAGCGACATCGCGCCTCCTTGCTGTACTTCCGCGTGCGAACCGGCGAAGGGAAAAAAGTTCCGTGAAAAAATGAAAAGTCCGCAAAAAATCCTTTAAACAGCGCCGTTCACAGCATGATCGCTTAACTTAAACTACACGCATGACAAAAGCTTTTCGTACCGCCCCGATCTGACTCGCCGGTCAAGGAGCTATAAGGCGACATAACACTGTCATGCGGGGCGAATAGCTTACCTTGACAAGGCACAACTACTACACCAAAAATGCACAACTTCTTGAACACGGATGATGGCTCACTAGTATCAACGAGTCCATATAAACCAAGAAATGTGCGCGAGTTCACAAACAAACTAGTGCATTAATTGCCTGACTGTCCTGCAGGCTGATAGGGAGATCAAACCAGGTGGATGTACCGATGTTGCTCGCCGCGGTTTCAGCAACTTCGCCTTGTGGCGAAGACCTGGAATATGACGCGGATTTCTTGCACTTGGAGCGGGCCGCACAGGGCCAGCCCGAGCGCAGCATGGGCGACTCGATCCTGCCGGCCGAGCCGCCGGACTGGCGCAGCATCCAGCAACAGAGCCTGGACCTGCTGGCGCGCAGCAAAGACCTGCGCATCACCCACTTCCTCCTGCAGAGCACCCTGGCCCTCGAAGGCCTGCCGGGCCTGGCCACCAGCCTCGAACTGATCGACGGCCTGCTCCGGGATTACTGGGCGGACCTGCATCCGCGCCTGGACGCCGACGACGACAACGACCCCACGGTGCGTATCAACGCCCTGGCCGGCCTGGCGTCCGACACCACCATCGGCCTGCTCCGCGAAGCCATCCTGACCCGTTCCCGGACCTTCGGCCCGGTGAGCCTGCGAGCCGCGCTGAACGCCGCCGGCCTGCAGCACTTTTCCGGCGAGAGCCTGGGCTCCGACCACCTGGCCGGCGCCCTGCAAGACAGCGACCCCGAGCACCTGGATGCGATTCGCAGCGCCTTGAACGCAGCCCGCTCGGCGGCCGAAAGCATCGAGAAACAGGTCAGCGAACAAGTAGGCTCGGCCAGCGGTGTAGACCTCACGGCCCTCAAGCAACCCCTGCGCCTGGCGCTGCAGGTGCTGGGCCAGCACGCCCCGCAAGGCGCGCAGAACGCGGTCGAGGAACACGCCGATGGGCCGTCCACCGAAGAGCCCGGTGCGCCCGCAGCGCCAGCCCCGGTACGGATTTCCGGCGAGATCAGCAGCCGCGAAGACGTGCTGCGCAGCCTTGACCGGCTGCTGGCCTACTACAGCCGCCACGAGCCTTCGAGCCCGTTGCCGGTGCTGCTCAACCGGGCCAAGAACCTGGTCAACGCCGACTTCGCGGCCATCGTGCGCAATCTGATTCCCGACGGCATGTCCCAATTTGAAAACCTGCGCGGCCCTGAATCCGACTAACCCCGGAACAACCGAGCAGTATCGTCAGCGGCAACCACCGACCGACGCCAACACCGTCGCAGCAGCGACCAGGAGCACAACGTGGCGAAGCAAAGTTCTCAAAAGTTCATCGCGCGCAACCGCGCGCCCCGGGTGCAGATCGAGTACGACGTCGAACTCTACGGCGCCGAGAAAAAGGTCCAGCTGCCCTTCGTCATGGGCGTGATGGCCGACCTCGCCGGCAAGCCCGTGGAGCCCCTGGCGGCCGTGGCCGATCGCAAGTTCCTGGAAATCGACGTCGATAACTTCGACTCGCGCCTCAAGGCCATGCAGCCTCGGGTGGCCTTCCACGTGCCCAACGAACTGACCGGCGAAGGCAACCTGAGCCTGGACATCACCTTCGAGAGCATGGACGACTTCAGCCCGGCGGCCGTGGCGCGCAAGGTCGATTCGTTGAACCAGTTGCTGGAAGCCCGCACCCAGCTGGCCAACCTGCTGACCTACATGGACGGCAAGACCGGCGCCGAAGAAATCATCATGAAAGCCATCAAGGATCCGGCGTTGCTCCAGGCCCTGGCCAGTGCGCCAAAGCCTGCTGACTCCGAGCCGAACGCGTAAATCAGGACCAACGATCATGACCGAATTGATGCGTGACAATCAGGCGCAACCCGGCGCCACCGAGCAGGCCAGCGAATTCGCATCGCTGCTGCTGCAGGAATTCAAGCCCAAGACCGAGCGTGCTCGCGAAGCCGTGGAAACCGCGGTGCGGACCCTGGCCGAACAGGCCCTGGCGCAGACCGACCTGGTGTCCAACGACGCCATCAAGTCGATCGAGTCGATCATCGCCGCCATCGACGCCAAGCTCACCGCCCAGGTCAACCAGGTGATCCATCACCCGGAATTCCAGAAGCTGGAAAGCGCCTGGCGCGGCCTGCACTACCTGGTGAACAACACCGAGACCGACGAGCAGCTCAAGATCCGCGTGCTCAACATCTCCAAGCCGGAGCTGCACAAGACCCTGAAGAAATTCAAGGGCACGGCCTGGGACCAGAGCCCGCTCTTCAAGAAGATGTACGAAGAGGAATACGGCCAGTTCGGCGGCGAGCCTTACGGCTGCCTGGTGGGCGACTACTACTTCGACCAGTCGCCACCGGATGTCGAGCTGCTGGGCGAGCTGTCCAAGGTTTGCGCCGCCATGCACTCGCCGTTCATCGCCGCGGCTTCGCCGACCGTGATGGGCATGGGCTCGTGGCAGGAACTGTCGAACCCGCGCGACCTGACCAAGATCTTCACCACCCCGGAATACGCCGGCTGGCGCTCGTTGCGTGAATCGGAAGACTCGCGCTACATCGGCCTGACCATGCCGCGCTTCCTGGCGCGCCTGCCATACGGCGCCAAGACCGACCCGGTGGAAGCCTTCGCCTTCGAGGAAAACACCGACGGCGCCGACAGCTCCAAGTACACCTGGGCCAACGCCGCCTACGCCATGGCCGTGAACATCAACCGTTCGTTCAAGCATTTCGGCTGGTGCTCGCGGATCCGCGGCGTGGAGTCCGGCGGCGAGGTGGAAAACCTCCCGGCCCACACCTTCCCCACCGACGACGGTGGCGTGGACATGAAGTGCCCGACCGAGATCGCCATCTCCGACCGTCGTGAAGCGGAACTGGCGAAGAACGGCTTCATGCCACTGCTGCACAAGAAGAACACCGACTTCGCCGCCTTCATCGGCGCCCAGTCGCTGCAGAAGCCGGCCGAATACGACGACCCGGACGCCACCGCCAACGCCAACCTGGCCGCGCGCCTGCCGTACCTGTTCGCCACTTGCCGCTTCGCTCACTACTTGAAGTGCATCGTGCGCGACAAGATCGGCTCCTTCAAAGAGAAGGACGAGATGCAGCGCTGGTTGCAGGACTGGATCCTCAACTACGTCGACGGTGATCCGGCGCACTCCACCGAAACCACCAAGGCCCAGCACCCACTGGCCGCGGCGGAAGTGGTGGTCGAGGAAGTCGAAGGCAACCCCGGCTACTACAACTCGAAGTTCTTCCTGCGCCCGCACTACCAGCTCGAAGGGCTGACCGTGTCGTTGCGCCTGGTATCCAAACTGCCGTCCGCCAAGGGCGCCTAACCCATAACCGACTCAAACCTGCGGCCGCAGCCACAGGCCGCGCGAGGTCCACAGGGCCTCGCGCAGCGGCGACAGAAGCTGAATCAACATCGTGGCAAGTGCCACACAGGGAGAAAACATGGCTGTTGATATTTTCATCAAGATCGGTGACATCAAGGGCGAGTCCATGGACAAAGCCCACAAGGACGAAATCGACGTGTTGAACTGGAGCTGGGGCATGTCCCAGTCCGGCAACATGCACGTTGGCGGTGGCGGCGGCGCGGGCAAGGTGAACATCCAGGACCTGTCGCTGACCAAGTACGTGGACAAGGCATCGCCGAACCTGATGATGCATTGCTCCAGCGGCAAGCACATCGACAAGGTGCGCCTGACCGTGCGCAAGGCCGGCGGCGAAAGCCAGGTCGAGTACATGATCATCGACCTGGAAGAAGTGCTGATCACTTCGCTGAGCACCGGCGGTTCGGGCAGCGATGACCGCCTGACCGAAAACATCACCCTGAACTTCGCTCAGGTGATGGTCGAGTACCAGCCGCAGAAAGCCGACGGCACCAAGGACGGCGGCCCGATCAAGTACGGCTGGAACATCCGCTCCAACACCAAGCGCTGATCCGCTTCGGTCGCTGCCCTGTGGCGGCGACCGGCCCGGCCCTCGCGTTGCGCCTGGCGCAACGCGAGGACGGTTGGCCAGGACCGCGTCCTCGTGAGTCTTTGGTTATGCCCCTTTTCGTGACGTCATGCCTGCGCAATCCGATCCTGGAGCGAACCCCTTGGTAACCGACATCGCCGCCCGCGATCGCTTGCAACCCTCCCTGCTGGATCGTCTGACCGACGATGAACCCGGCAACCTGAAAGAAAGCCCGGACAAACGCGTGCTGTCCCTGAGCCAGCTCAAGGCCTCGGTACTGCGCGACCTGGCATGGCTGCTCAACACCACTTCCCTGCTGGAAGCCGACGCCACCCTGCACACCCCCGCCGGTACTTCGGTGGTCAACTACGGCCTGCCGGCCCTGGCCGGGTACAGCGCTTCGAGCATCGATATCCCGGCCCTGGAGGCGCTGATCCACCAGGCCATCGCCACCTTTGAGCCGCGCATCCTGCGCAGCACCCTGCGGGTACGCGCACGCACCGCGCCCGGGGAAATGAACCACAACGCCCTGAGCTTCGAGATCGAAGGCGACCTCTGGGCCCAGCCGATGCCCCTGCGCCTGCTGCTGCAAACCGACATGGACCTGGAATCGGGCCACGTACGAGTAGTGCACGCCGACTCCCGGAGGCGCTCATGAACCCGCGCCTGCTGGAGCTGTACAACCAGGAACTGCACCACGTGCGCGAAAGCGCCGCGGAGTTCGCCAAGGAATTCCCGAAGATCGCCAGCCGCCTGACCCTGTCGGGCATGGACTGCGCCGACCCCTATGTCGAGCGCCTGCTGGAGGGCTTCGCCTACCTGACTGCCCGGGTGCAGCTCAAGCTCGACGCCGAGTACCCGACCTTCACCCACAACCTGCTGGAGATCGCCTACCCGCACTACCTGGCACCGACCCCGTCGATGACCGTGGTGCAGTTGCAGGCCGATCCCGACGAAGGTTCCCTGAGCAGCGGCTTCACCCTGGAGCGCGACACCAGCCTGCGCGCCGCCCTGGGCCGCGATACCCAGACCTGCTGCGAATACCGCACCGCGCACTCGGTGACCCTGTGGCCACTGCAAGTGGCCCAGGCCGAATACTTCGGCAACCCGTCGGCAGTGCTCGGGCGCCTGGCCGCCAGCGAGCCCAGGGCCAAGGCCGGGCTGCGCCTGACCCTGCGCACCGGCGCCGAACTGCCGTTCAACAGCCTGGCCCTGGACGAGTTGCCGCTGTACCTGAACGGCAATGACGAACAGCCGTTCCGCCTCTACGAACAACTGCTGGGCAACGTCTGCGCGGTGTTCGCCCGGGCCCCGGGCGGCGACTGGGTCGAGCGCCTGCCCCCGGACGCCCTGCGCTCGCGCGGTTTCGACGACCGCGACGCGGCGCTGCCGGTGGTGCCCCAGGCCTTCCAGGGCTACCGCCTGCTGCAGGAATACTTCGCCCTGCCCAACCGCTTCCTGTTCGTCGAATTCGCCCAGCTGGGGCGCGCGGTCCAGCGCTGCGCCGGCCAGGAGCTGGAGCTGATCGTGCTCTTCGAGCGCTTCGACCAGAGCCTGGAAGGCAGCGTCGGCACCGCTCAGTTCGTGCCCTTCTGCACCCCGGCGATCAACCTGTTTCCCAAGCGCCTGGACCGTATCCACCTGTCCGACCGGGTCAACGAGCACCATGTGATCGCCGACCGCACCCGACCGATGGATTTCGAGGTCCACTCGCTGACCGCCATCAGCGGCCACGGCACCGGCCCGGAACAGCCGTTCCTGCCGTTCTACGCCGTGCGCGATCCATCCCGCTACGGCCGCGACCAGTCCTACTACATCGTCCGGCGCGAGCCGCGGGTGCTGTCCAGCGACCAGCGTCGCAACGGCCCGCGCTCCACCTACATCGGCAGCGAATCCTTCGTCAGCCTGGTGGACAGCCAGCAGGCGCCCTATCGCCACGACCTGCGCCAGCTCGGGGTCAGCGCGCTGTGCACCAACCGCGACCTGCCACTGTTCATGAACACCGGCAACGGCAAGACCGACTTCACCCTGGCCGACAGCGCCCCGGTACAGGCCATCCGCTGCCTGGCGGGCCCGAGCCGGCCGCGCCCCAGCCATGCCCACGACGGCAAGGCCTGGCGCCTGATCAGCCAGCTATCGCTGAACTACCTGTCCCTGAGCGAACAGGGCCAGGGCGCGGCGGCCCTGCGCGAACTGCTGCGGTTGTACGGCGACAGCAACGACGCGGCCCTGCAGTTGCAGATCGAGGGCCTGCGGGAAGTCAGCAGCAAGGCGGTGACCCGGCGCCTGCCGATGCCCGGGCCGATCGTCTTCGGCCGGGGCCTGGAGATCACCCTGGAGTTCGATGAAAACGCGTTCCGCGGCACCGGGGTGTTTCTGCTCGGCGCGGTATTCGAGC
The DNA window shown above is from Pseudomonas protegens CHA0 and carries:
- the tssF gene encoding type VI secretion system baseplate subunit TssF, with the protein product MNPRLLELYNQELHHVRESAAEFAKEFPKIASRLTLSGMDCADPYVERLLEGFAYLTARVQLKLDAEYPTFTHNLLEIAYPHYLAPTPSMTVVQLQADPDEGSLSSGFTLERDTSLRAALGRDTQTCCEYRTAHSVTLWPLQVAQAEYFGNPSAVLGRLAASEPRAKAGLRLTLRTGAELPFNSLALDELPLYLNGNDEQPFRLYEQLLGNVCAVFARAPGGDWVERLPPDALRSRGFDDRDAALPVVPQAFQGYRLLQEYFALPNRFLFVEFAQLGRAVQRCAGQELELIVLFERFDQSLEGSVGTAQFVPFCTPAINLFPKRLDRIHLSDRVNEHHVIADRTRPMDFEVHSLTAISGHGTGPEQPFLPFYAVRDPSRYGRDQSYYIVRREPRVLSSDQRRNGPRSTYIGSESFVSLVDSQQAPYRHDLRQLGVSALCTNRDLPLFMNTGNGKTDFTLADSAPVQAIRCLAGPSRPRPSHAHDGKAWRLISQLSLNYLSLSEQGQGAAALRELLRLYGDSNDAALQLQIEGLREVSSKAVTRRLPMPGPIVFGRGLEITLEFDENAFRGTGVFLLGAVFERFLARYVSINSFTETVIRTTERGEIMRWKAKPGRRPTL